The Chitinophaga niabensis genomic interval CCTTCGTAGGGGCGTTTGCGTAAAATTCCGCTTCTGCCTGAACGGCGGCATCCAGTTCTTCCGGTTTCACTACCTTATTGATCAGGCCTAACTGCAAAGCTTCGGCTGCACTTAGTTTGGTGGCTTTTGTGGCCAGCTCGAACGCACGGTGATAGCCAACAGTGCGGGGCAGGAAGTAAGAAGAGCCGGAATCCAGTACGAGTGCAATGTTTATGAAGATCTCTATCAGGGAGGCGTTCTCTGAGGCAATGATCACATCACAAGCCAATGCCAGTGAACATCCTGCGCCGGCAGCCACACCATTGAGCCTGCAAATTACAGGCTTGGGCATATTGCGGATGGCACGGATAATGGGATTATAGCGTTTGTGCAGGGAATCTCCCAGGTTGCGGGGTTTGCCGGAGCTGTCCATAGCGGCTTTCAGGTCCTGCCCACTGGAAAAAGCTTTGCCGGCGCCGGTTAGCACTACAGCTCTTACTGCGGGATCTTTCTCTGCTTTTTTCAGGGCATCCTGCAATTCATAACTGAGCGGATCATTGAAGGCATTGTACACATCGGGCCGGTTGAGGGTGATGGTGGCAATGCCGTTTTGTATATCAAGAGTGAGTGAGGTCATGGTTTAGAGTGTTTCTGTTAACCAGTTAAAGAATTCCCGTTGCCATACAATGGCATTCTGTGCACTCAGCACCCAATGGTTTTCTTCAGGGAAATACAGGAGTTTGCTTTTGAGCCCTTTCAGCTGTGCCACCTGGAAAGCCTGTAATCCCTGTTCAATACCCACCCGGAAATCAATACCTCCCTGCACGATCATAATAGGCCTGTTCCAGTTATTCACAAGATTGCTGGGGTTAAATTCAGCGTAGCTTTTTTCGTTGTTCTTATCCCAGTAAGCACCGATATCCCAGTTGGCAAACCATAGTTCTTCTGTTGTGCCATACCAGCTGCGGAGATCAAAAAGACCATCATGTGCAATGAATGTTTTAAAACGGTCCTTGTGTACACCGGCCAGCATGTAAACGGAGTATCCTCCGTAACTGGCGCCCACGGCTCCAAGGCGGCTTTTGTCAACATAAGGCTCTTTGCTCATGTCGTCGATGGCAGCGAGGTAGTCACGGATGGCTTGTCCGCCCCAGTCTTTGCTGATATCTTCATTCCATTTCACGCCATGCCCCGGCATACCTCTGCGGTTAGGTGCTACCACAATATATCCCTGTGCAGCCATCAGCTGGAAGTTCCAGCGATAGGAATAGAATTGGGATACGGCAGATTGCGGGCCTCCCTGGCAATATAACAGGGTGGGATATTTTTTAGCGGGATCAAAATCGGGAGGATAGATGATCCAGGAAAGGAGGTCTTTTCCATCGCTTGCTTTCGTCCAGCGCTCCTGTACTTTGCTTAATTGGAGTGAGTTGTAGACATTATCGTTTACGGTGCTGAGTTGTTTCAGGGCGCCGCTTTTCAGATCTACGGTGTAAAGTTCGGCAGCATGGTTCATGTCTGCACGTGTTACGACCAGTGTGTTGCCATGCTGGCCAACAAAGCCATTGATATCAAACTGGCCTTTGGTGACCTGGCGGATCTCAGCTTTCTGCTCGCTGGTTTCAAACAACTGCTCTGTTCCTTTTATCACCGCCAGGAACTGGATCTTTTTGCCATCGTTACTGAAACGGGCGGAGGAAACTGTACCATCCCAATCTTTGGTTAAGTTGATGCGGGTTTTGGTAGCGGGATCATAACGGATGATATCATTCTTATCAGCCTCAAAACCATCGCGGGCCATGCTCAGCCAGAGTAACTTGCTGCCATCCGGGCTGAAAACAGGTTGTACATCATAACCGTTCAGGCCTTCTGAAAGGTTCTCCGTTTGGCCACTGGCAAGGGTATAACGATAGATATCTGTGTTGGTGCTGATGGCATAATCCTTACCGTGTTTCTTTTTAGACACGTAAATGATCTGTGTGCCGGTGGGGTCCCAGATAAAGTCCTCACCGCCACCAAAGGGCATTTGAGGGCAATCGAACAGTTCCCCTTTCATGATATCCTGCGGCTCTCCCACTTTGCCGGTGTGCACATCGTAGGTGGCGTAGAACACATGATTATATTTCCCGTCCTCCCAGGTATCCCAGTGGCGGTAGTTAAGGCTGGTATAGATCTGCGCATTGGATTTGGGGAGATCTTTATGAAAATCTTCCCCACTCACTTTTTCCAGTTTCACTTCATTGGAGAAAAGCAGGTGTGTACCTTTGGGAGAAATGCGGATATTCTGCATGCCGCCTTCCACATTTGTTCTCTGTACGGGATTTCCACCATCTTTATCCATTTCCCATAACTGCCCTTTATAGCTGTAAAGGATACGGCCGTTGGGAAGCACCTGTGCGCCGGATTCAGCACCAGGGCTGGTGGTGAGCTGTTTTGCCGTACCACCACCAAGGGGAATGCCATACAGGTTCCTCTCACTTTTATTTTCTTTAAGATCGTAGCGGGAAACGCCGTAAAGAACAGTACCGTCTGCGGTAACGGTTTCTCCACTTACTCTTCCCAGCTGCCAGAGCAGCTCAGGGCTCATTTTCTGTTGTGCCATGCTGTTTTGAATGAATAAAATACCTGCAAGCAGGAGAGACTTATGCATTGGTGTAGATTTTGTTATGACAGGGCATAAATGTAGGAAAAAATAGCTGAAGGCAGCCCTTGCTGTAAGCGGCGATGAATTCATTAACTTTGCACAAATCCTTATAATACTTTGATAGAAAAACAACAAGTAGTACAAAATGATGAACGTGCGGTACTGATAGGTCTTATTCACAAA includes:
- a CDS encoding S9 family peptidase, coding for MHKSLLLAGILFIQNSMAQQKMSPELLWQLGRVSGETVTADGTVLYGVSRYDLKENKSERNLYGIPLGGGTAKQLTTSPGAESGAQVLPNGRILYSYKGQLWEMDKDGGNPVQRTNVEGGMQNIRISPKGTHLLFSNEVKLEKVSGEDFHKDLPKSNAQIYTSLNYRHWDTWEDGKYNHVFYATYDVHTGKVGEPQDIMKGELFDCPQMPFGGGEDFIWDPTGTQIIYVSKKKHGKDYAISTNTDIYRYTLASGQTENLSEGLNGYDVQPVFSPDGSKLLWLSMARDGFEADKNDIIRYDPATKTRINLTKDWDGTVSSARFSNDGKKIQFLAVIKGTEQLFETSEQKAEIRQVTKGQFDINGFVGQHGNTLVVTRADMNHAAELYTVDLKSGALKQLSTVNDNVYNSLQLSKVQERWTKASDGKDLLSWIIYPPDFDPAKKYPTLLYCQGGPQSAVSQFYSYRWNFQLMAAQGYIVVAPNRRGMPGHGVKWNEDISKDWGGQAIRDYLAAIDDMSKEPYVDKSRLGAVGASYGGYSVYMLAGVHKDRFKTFIAHDGLFDLRSWYGTTEELWFANWDIGAYWDKNNEKSYAEFNPSNLVNNWNRPIMIVQGGIDFRVGIEQGLQAFQVAQLKGLKSKLLYFPEENHWVLSAQNAIVWQREFFNWLTETL
- a CDS encoding enoyl-CoA hydratase-related protein, with the translated sequence MTSLTLDIQNGIATITLNRPDVYNAFNDPLSYELQDALKKAEKDPAVRAVVLTGAGKAFSSGQDLKAAMDSSGKPRNLGDSLHKRYNPIIRAIRNMPKPVICRLNGVAAGAGCSLALACDVIIASENASLIEIFINIALVLDSGSSYFLPRTVGYHRAFELATKATKLSAAEALQLGLINKVVKPEELDAAVQAEAEFYANAPTKAIALLKKMLTKGMTDDLDAVLDYEAYCQEIAGNTADNVEGVQAFLEKRKPVFKGE